The region TGTGAACCGTGTGTTTTTTCAAGTTTGGATTGTATTTCTTCTTTTCCAAACGACCTGGAGTCTTAGTTTTGTTCTTAGTCGTAGTGTAGCGAGAAACTGGTTTGCCTTCAGCGCGAGCTTCAGTGCACTCAAGAGTGATGATGATTCTTCCAGATTTTTTAGCCATTTTAGTACCTCTTAAACTTATATGTATTGCCTCGCGTGTTATGCGAAAAATGACAATACCTTTTCGAAGGGGCTCAAGGTATCAAAGGAAAATGGAAACTTCAACAGACAATTTCACGTCTTACGAGGGAAATCATGAAGTCCTTAAACCTTTTTTTGGTGGCGGTTCTCGTTTCAGCCTGCGCTCACGCCCAATCTAGTGGCATTTACAGA is a window of Bdellovibrio sp. SKB1291214 DNA encoding:
- the rpmG gene encoding 50S ribosomal protein L33, with the translated sequence MAKKSGRIIITLECTEARAEGKPVSRYTTTKNKTKTPGRLEKKKYNPNLKKHTVHRETK